GATCTTAATGCCGCGGTCGACTGGGGTTATGCGCCGGACTATGTCGATGCAGCATGGCGCATACTTTCGCTCGCAAAGCCGGATGATTTCATCATTGCAACGGGGAAAACGCATACTGTACGAGAATTCGCACGGATCGCGTTCGGGCATCTCGGACTTTCATGGGAAAAGCATGTGCGCGAGAAGGCCGATGTCGTTACACGCCGCCGCCGTGCCGTTGCCGGCAATGCATCGAAATTGCGGCGAATGACGGGCTGGAAACCGACGGTATCGTTCACTGAAATGGTAAGGATATTAGTTGAAGCACAGGATGAATTGATTGAAAAATAAAAGAATTCTCATCATGATCCCGACGTACAATGAGCGGGAGAACGTCGGAACACTTGCCGCTGAGTTGCGAGCACTGCCAGTGAAGGCGGACATCTTTTTCATTGATGATAATTCCCCCGACGGTACCGGGGCGGTCCTCGACACGATAGCGAAGAAGGACAGGTCGATCAAGGTCATGCATCGCGCGGGAAAGCTCGGCATAGGGAGCGCGCATCAGGACGGCATTGCGTATGCATACGATCAAGGATATAGAGCGCTTATCACTATGGACTGCGATTTCACCCATCGCCCGTCGGACATTCCCGCATTCATTCAGGCAGGAAAAAAGGCATCGGTCGTGGTCGGAACGAGATACAGTCAGAAGAAAAGTCTTCAGGGATGGAATCTTCTCAGGAAGGTGCTGACGCATACGGGGCATCTGTTGACCGCGTTCTTTCTGCGGCTCCCGTACGATGCGACAGGGGCTTTCCGCCTGTACGATCTGACCGTTATCCCGCGGCATCTCTTCGGTGCTGTAAGTTCACGCGGCTACTCGTTCTTCTATGAAAGTCTCTACATCCTGCATTTCAACAAATTCAAGATCGTCGAGGTGCCCATAGCGCTTCCCGCCAGGACCTACGGGCATTCAAAGATGAAACTGCGGGATGCGTGGAAAAGTTTCAGCTTCCTGTTCTCGATATTCGTCAATACGCTGGTAAATCATGAACGATTCCTGGTCGGGAAGCCTTTCATGAAGATAAACCCTCGTATTCCTGTACGCGAGGATTGGGATGCTTATTGGGCGCAGCAGAAAACGACGGGGCGCCTTGTCTACGATGCCATAGCGGCGTTCTATCGCAAAGTGATCATCATCAATTCGCTCAACCATTTCATCAGAAAGTATTTTATCCGCGGGTCAACGGTGCTCCATGCCGGCTGTGGGAGCGGGCAGGTCGATACAAAAGTGGTGGACATGGTTTCCGTTACCGCGCTCGATATCTCTCCCGCCGCGCTCAGCATCTACAACACGATACATCATGGGAAGGCTTCGATGGTGCATGGGAGCATTTTCGATATGCCGCTCAAGAACGCATCGATGGACGGTATATATAATCTCGGCGTGATGGAACATTTTACCGAAAGCGATATAGCAAAAATATTAAAGGAATTTTCGCGCGTTCTCAAGCCGAAGGGGCGTGTCGTGCTTTTCTGGCCCCCGGAATTCGGGATGAGCGTTATATTCTTCAAGATACTATCGTTCTTCGTGAAAGGCCTTTTGCGGAAAAAGAACGTGAAATTCCACCCCGATGAAATATCGAGGATACGTTCGAAAAAGCATGCGTTCGCCCTCATGGAAAAGGCGGGGTATCGCGTCATGCGATATTCGTTCGGCTTGCGTGATATGTTCACCTATGCTGTCATTGTTGCGGAGAAAATGTGAGCGAATACATGCATTGCAAAGGCGGAGTGGTGAAATAATGGGACTATCAGAACAGAGTCAACGGCGCACGGTTTCTGTCGGTGATTTCATCATCGGCGATATTGAACGGGATGCAGTCCTTGAGGTGCTCAATTCAAACCGCATTTCAGAACACGTGAAGACCTTTGAATTCGAGCGCAAATTCGCAAAATATATCGGTACAAAAACCGGTGTCGCAGTGAATTCGGGAACAAGTGCATTAGTGCTCGCGAGCCTGACACTTCAATATTCCGGACGATACCCAAAAGCGGTCCGCGGGAAGAAAGTGATAGTTCCTGCGCTTGGATACGTAGCAACATCCAATGCACAAGTCCTGACCGGGTTTGAGCCGATATTCGTCGATGTGGACCCGGTCGACCTTGTCTGCACCCCAGGGCATATTGAAGCAGCGATACAGGAACACGGTGCTGACAACATCGCCGGTATTGTACCGGTTCACCTGATGGGATACCCGGCGGATATGGATGCGATAAATGAGATCGCCCGGCAGTGCTCACTTTTTGTCGTTGAGGATGCAGCACAGGCGCACGGTACGAAATATCACGGCCATGTTGTCGGGTCCCTTTCTGATATGTCCGTATACTCGTTCTATATAGCGCATAATATACAAGCCGGTGAGATGGGCGCGCTTATGACGAATGACGATGGGTTCGCGCGGCTCGCCCGACAATTAAAAGCGAACGGTCGCATGTGCGACTGTAATGTCTGTACTCGGCGGCAGGGGGTATGTCCGCATCGGGATCCCGATCCGAATTCCGATAATGATCCGCGATTCATGCATAGCTACATATCGTTCAATTTCAAGACCATGGACCTGCAGACGGCGCTTGCGCTCACACAGCTTGCCCGTGCGGATGAGATCTTCGATACGCGGCTTAAGAACGTAAGTTATCTGAACAACGGGCTGTCATTCCTTGAACCGGTGATACGTCTGCCGCGATTCAGTGCCGAGGTAAGTTACCTTGCCTATCCGCTTGTCGTAAAGGACACCAGCATCGTATCAAGGAAGACGGTGCGAGACCATCTGGAAAAGAACGGAATAGAAAGCCGCCCTCTTTTTGGGTCGGTACCGACACAGCAGCCAGCGTATGCGGCATATCGCGACCGATATAAGGGAAAAGTCCCCGATTCGGACTATATCGGCGAGAACGGTTTTTATATCGGCTGCCATCAATACTTGAAACAGGATGATCTTGATCACGTTGTTGATGTATTTCGAAAGCTGTCGAACAATGGACGCTGGCAATGACGGTGAAGAACCGAAAACAAAATAGAGTTGCGCTTGTCATACTTACAAGGAACGAGATCGACGGAATGACCGCGCTTGTCGAGCATATACCGTTCTCATCATTCACCGAAGTTTTCGCTGTTGACGGCGGTTCTACTGACGGGACGCTTGCGTTATTCCAGAAGCACAGAATAAAGGTCTATTCCCAGACATCGCGCGGGCGGGGCGAGGCGTTTCGCATCGCAGCAGAACGCACCAAGGCGGAGTACATCATCTTCTTCAGCCCCGACGGTAATGAGGACCCCGCCGACATTCTGAAATTCCTGCCGTATGCGGACGGAAGCTATGACATGGTCATTGCATCGCGCATGATGAAAGGCGCACACAACGAAGAGGACGATCAGCCGATAAAGATGCGCAAGTGGGCGAACAATGCGTTCAATCTCATGGCGAACGCGCTCTTCAACAGGAGCGGAAGATTCATCACCGACAGCATCAACGGCTACCGCATGATACGCCGTGCCGTGTTCGATACGCTCAAGCCCGACGGGCGCGGGTATACGATAGAATATCAGATGACGATACGGGCTATGAAGGCGAGGCTACGCATCGCGGAATTCCCCA
This sequence is a window from Spirochaetota bacterium. Protein-coding genes within it:
- a CDS encoding glycosyltransferase family 2 protein; this translates as MTVKNRKQNRVALVILTRNEIDGMTALVEHIPFSSFTEVFAVDGGSTDGTLALFQKHRIKVYSQTSRGRGEAFRIAAERTKAEYIIFFSPDGNEDPADILKFLPYADGSYDMVIASRMMKGAHNEEDDQPIKMRKWANNAFNLMANALFNRSGRFITDSINGYRMIRRAVFDTLKPDGRGYTIEYQMTIRAMKARLRIAEFPTHEGPRIGGESYAKSIPTGIAFLKLLFSEIFTKKR
- a CDS encoding DegT/DnrJ/EryC1/StrS family aminotransferase, coding for MGLSEQSQRRTVSVGDFIIGDIERDAVLEVLNSNRISEHVKTFEFERKFAKYIGTKTGVAVNSGTSALVLASLTLQYSGRYPKAVRGKKVIVPALGYVATSNAQVLTGFEPIFVDVDPVDLVCTPGHIEAAIQEHGADNIAGIVPVHLMGYPADMDAINEIARQCSLFVVEDAAQAHGTKYHGHVVGSLSDMSVYSFYIAHNIQAGEMGALMTNDDGFARLARQLKANGRMCDCNVCTRRQGVCPHRDPDPNSDNDPRFMHSYISFNFKTMDLQTALALTQLARADEIFDTRLKNVSYLNNGLSFLEPVIRLPRFSAEVSYLAYPLVVKDTSIVSRKTVRDHLEKNGIESRPLFGSVPTQQPAYAAYRDRYKGKVPDSDYIGENGFYIGCHQYLKQDDLDHVVDVFRKLSNNGRWQ
- a CDS encoding glycosyltransferase codes for the protein MKNKRILIMIPTYNERENVGTLAAELRALPVKADIFFIDDNSPDGTGAVLDTIAKKDRSIKVMHRAGKLGIGSAHQDGIAYAYDQGYRALITMDCDFTHRPSDIPAFIQAGKKASVVVGTRYSQKKSLQGWNLLRKVLTHTGHLLTAFFLRLPYDATGAFRLYDLTVIPRHLFGAVSSRGYSFFYESLYILHFNKFKIVEVPIALPARTYGHSKMKLRDAWKSFSFLFSIFVNTLVNHERFLVGKPFMKINPRIPVREDWDAYWAQQKTTGRLVYDAIAAFYRKVIIINSLNHFIRKYFIRGSTVLHAGCGSGQVDTKVVDMVSVTALDISPAALSIYNTIHHGKASMVHGSIFDMPLKNASMDGIYNLGVMEHFTESDIAKILKEFSRVLKPKGRVVLFWPPEFGMSVIFFKILSFFVKGLLRKKNVKFHPDEISRIRSKKHAFALMEKAGYRVMRYSFGLRDMFTYAVIVAEKM